The Diceros bicornis minor isolate mBicDic1 chromosome 37, mDicBic1.mat.cur, whole genome shotgun sequence genome segment AGAGAGTGGGCTGCTTTTGGCTTCGACCGAGATGGCTGTGGGACTCCAGGTTCCCCTGCTGGCGCTCGCTGGGCTGTTGCTCTTTCTGAGTGTTGGACCCCAGGCCGAGGGCGGGAAGGTGCTGGTGGTCCCCATGGAAGGCAGCCACTGGCTTAGCATGCGGGAGGCCGTGCGGGAGCTCCATGCCAGAGGCCACCAAGCAGTGGTCGTTTCTCCAGAGGTGAATCTGCATATCAAGGAAGAGGACTTTTTCACCATGAAAACCTACGAGATTCCTTGTACCCAGGATGAATTTAATCACATCTTGCTGGGCCAGAGTCACATGATTTTTGAAAAAGCACATTTTCTAAAGACATTTTGGAGAAGTATGACAATTCTGAAAAATGTGTCTTTGCTCTTTCAAAAGTCTTGTGAGGGGCTGATGTATGACAAGGACCTGATCAGGCACCTGAATGCCAGTTCCTTTGACGTGGTTTTAACTGACCCCGTTTACCCCTGCGGGGCAGTGCTGGCTGAGTACCTGAAGATTCCTGCTGTGTTTTTTTTGCGTGCCCTTCCATGTGACTTAGATTCTGAGAGCACGCAGTGCCCAAACCCTTCTTCATATGTTCCTAGGCTTTTAACAACAAATTCAGACCACATGACATTCCTGCAAAGAGTCAAGAATATGCTCTACCCTCTGGCCCTGAAGTACATTTGCCACGTTTCTCTGACTCCTTATGCAAGCCTGGCCTCTAAGCTTCTTCAGAGAGGCGTGTCACTGGTGGATATTTTGGGCTCTGCATCCGTGTGGCTGTTCAGAGGTGACTTTGTGTTGGACTACCCCAGGCCGATCATGCCCAACATGGTCTTCATTGGGGGCATAAACTGTGCCAACAGGAAGCCATTATCTCAGGTCAGTATTGGTGCTTTAATCCAATCAATGTTGCAGGGGGAACACATATTTTTTTGGCAACTTACTTCCAGGTGCTTACTTGTCTACCAATCTTTCCAGAGATTTCTACCTCTCATTCTCCTTCTAACATTCTTCGATG includes the following:
- the LOC131399270 gene encoding UDP-glucuronosyltransferase 1A3-like, producing the protein MAVGLQVPLLALAGLLLFLSVGPQAEGGKVLVVPMEGSHWLSMREAVRELHARGHQAVVVSPEVNLHIKEEDFFTMKTYEIPCTQDEFNHILLGQSHMIFEKAHFLKTFWRSMTILKNVSLLFQKSCEGLMYDKDLIRHLNASSFDVVLTDPVYPCGAVLAEYLKIPAVFFLRALPCDLDSESTQCPNPSSYVPRLLTTNSDHMTFLQRVKNMLYPLALKYICHVSLTPYASLASKLLQRGVSLVDILGSASVWLFRGDFVLDYPRPIMPNMVFIGGINCANRKPLSQLYRSREIEL